The sequence GCAAAAGGCTCATGTTTCAAACGTGCGAGCATTCCGGATCGAATTTGAATTTAGAAGTGTTTGTTTTTAGGAAAGGGGAGAAcaggagtacccggagaaacacctctcggagcagagaagagaaccaacaacgcACTCCAGCCACTTGATAACGCTGAGTCCGAGAGTTGAACCTCGGGTCACCACCAATACGCCAGTTCAAAGTGGTGAGAAGTGATACTTTGATGCACTTTTGAAATAAACTACTTTCGCTAAATGACAATGGAGAAACATAATTTGCCATGCATGGTGGCGAGTCAATCGAGAAATGTGCTGCTGTAGAGTCACGCGTGTTGCGATGAAACCGAAATTCGGAATGCTACAATGGCCCACAAGTGACACGCGACaggctacaaacaaaaaagatatgctgcaaacaaaaggcgatcactgcaaacaaaaatgGTGCCctcaaaacaaaaagcaaacacTGCAAATGAAATAGGGAGcagctgcaaacaaaaaagcaaaaactgcaaagaaaaaaaacagaagagcTGCTGAATGCTGGTGTCCGCTGTAATAAACAAAGAACAAAGATCTTGCGCGGTATGGCGTTaaatccccgccaaaattcgaaattttctttccaaatttgaGTTCACATTTTGATCCTTTATGCCCGCGATTCTACATCAGACCGTTACAATGCAACATTGTTGTTTCACGATGCGAAATTTAAATTTCTATTTTGAACGTGCTGGAAAGCGCTTAAAAGGCGACCGCCCACCAGAGGAACTTGCTTAAGGCAACAATCGCGAGCGAAACTTTGCTGATAGCTCTAGCGTACGGAGGGCATAATGTAGCATCGCGgacataaaagataaaatctgCACTCCAATTTGAAAATAGCAATTTAAATATTTCGCATCGTGAAATTACAATGCGGCCTTTTAACATTACTCTAATGTGGAATCACGGACATGTAAAATCAAATGCGAACtcgaatttgaaaagaaaatatcgAACTTTGGCGAGTATATAACGCCATACCGCGCATGATTGCAGTGGTTCCCTTTTTTGTCTCAGTgttcgtttttttgtttgcagcgcatcttttttgtttgcagcgtgtCCCTTGTTGTCATCGTAACTTGAAGTGACGAGCAAAGTATTCAAATATTTTCGGTTTCATCGCAACTTCAATTGTGTTCGCCAAGATGCATGGCATGTTTTTGTTTCCAGCGTTCGttctttgtttgcagcgcatttttttttgtttgcagcgcatcttttttGTGTGCAGCGCATCTTTGTTGTTTGCAGCGCATCGTAGCATTCATTATATGGACTTCAACCGACTGCTTCACACCACAACAAAGCCAAGAAAAGCGTGCTACTATTCACAGACATCGGAGACAAAGATGTTTGCTCCGCAAAGCTGGCAAACCGAGAGACCCAGCATCGGAGAAAGAATTAAGTTTATGCTGAGTAACGATCTGTTTAGCGATGTGACGTTTGTTGTTCGCAAGTCTGACCACGCAGTCGAAAGTAAGCAAGTGCTTCCAGCTCACAAGTTTGTGCTGTCCATTGGTAGTCCAGTCTTTGGAGCCATGTTTTACGGTGATTTAGCGGAGACCCGGGATTCTATTGAGTTACCTGACTGTGAATACGAGAGTCTGTTGGAGCTGTTTCGCTTCTTGTACAGCGATGAGGTAAACTTAAGTGGAAGTAATGTGATGGGAGTGTTGTATTTGGCCAAGAAATACATGGTTCCTTCTCTAGCTGATAAATGCAGCGAATTTTTGCTAGATAATTTGGACGCATCTAATGTTTTCAACATTCTACCGATGGCAGAGAAGTGGAACGAGAAAAGATTGATCGATCAATGTTGGGAAGTAATTGATAATCAGTCGGAAGAAGCCGTGAAGTCGGACGAATTTACCACAATTGAGCACTCTTTACTTGAGGCAGTGGTCTCAAGAGCCACTCTGGCCATCAACGAGATCGACTTGTTTAAAGCTGTCGATCTGTGGGCGacaaagacatgcgaaaaacaaggTATAGAAAGTAATGGTGAAGTAAAAAGAAGAATCCTGGGGGAAAAAATCATTAAGGAAATTCGCTTTCCAATCATGGAAGAACAGGAATTTGCTTCCGTAGTCCCAGATACAAAAATTCTTACTCCAGTAGAACTAAAGGCCATCGCTATGGGATTTTATGACAGGAAACGATCCGGTATCTGGGTGTGCGACAGATTTGGTTCAATATATAATGGATATAAGACTTACAACGGGTTAAAAGATTACCTTCTTCTTGAAGTAGACAATGATATTTTGTTACATCGACTGCGTTTCTTTGGAAGTGAGAACCGTAAATACTCAGTGAAGTTAAAGATTGGCAAGCTTGATTGGTGCCCCCTTGATCAGTGTGTCTGTAAAACAGGAACATTCGTTTCAAAGCGTCTGCAGTGTAAGAACAGAAATGACTATTTCGGGTTTGAAGTGAAGCTTGGCCATTCAATGGCCTTGAAGAAAAATGAGAGGTACCTAATCGAAGCAGAAATATCTGGACAACCCTCATGGGTAGGAAATTTTGGCTGCTCCGTTGTTAAGGTGGCTGGTGTGAATTTTAGTTTTATCACAAGTTTAAAGAAAGGAAACGGGACCTGTTCCACCTTTGGACAGTTTCCTCAACTTGTTTTCTCTTTGTGCCACCATTCTTCGACTGACGTTACACAGCCTCGGATCTCTAAGAATATCCGTTGAGTTCACAATCAAGTTCACAATCAAGTTAACTTCTAGCAATAGCATGAATAGCTCACTCGTGCGATATGTGCtcatggaagtgctaatgacaTATAATAGCTACTCATCGTAATTGTAATCTTGGAAAGACCGCTGGGCTCGGTTTAGATCAGCCAAGAATACTGCCACCATTTctgcatatatttttttttcagtcgccAAGAACTCAACACAGGAGGCTGCGACGACGGAGGTTGACTGTACTCCCTCCCCATTCCCTT is a genomic window of Acropora muricata isolate sample 2 chromosome 8, ASM3666990v1, whole genome shotgun sequence containing:
- the LOC136925676 gene encoding BTB/POZ domain-containing protein 6-like translates to MDFNRLLHTTTKPRKACYYSQTSETKMFAPQSWQTERPSIGERIKFMLSNDLFSDVTFVVRKSDHAVESKQVLPAHKFVLSIGSPVFGAMFYGDLAETRDSIELPDCEYESLLELFRFLYSDEVNLSGSNVMGVLYLAKKYMVPSLADKCSEFLLDNLDASNVFNILPMAEKWNEKRLIDQCWEVIDNQSEEAVKSDEFTTIEHSLLEAVVSRATLAINEIDLFKAVDLWATKTCEKQGIESNGEVKRRILGEKIIKEIRFPIMEEQEFASVVPDTKILTPVELKAIAMGFYDRKRSGIWVCDRFGSIYNGYKTYNGLKDYLLLEVDNDILLHRLRFFGSENRKYSVKLKIGKLDWCPLDQCVCKTGTFVSKRLQCKNRNDYFGFEVKLGHSMALKKNERYLIEAEISGQPSWVGNFGCSVVKVAGVNFSFITSLKKGNGTCSTFGQFPQLVFSLCHHSSTDVTQPRISKNIR